DNA sequence from the Salinibacter grassmerensis genome:
GCCTCGGTGCGTCCAGGGGCATCCCGTGAACGAGCCCCCGGCGTCCTCCTCCTCGCAGGACCGAGGTCACCGCTACTCGGCAAAGAGCGTGGAGACCGAGCGGTCGGTGTAGATGTGGCGGATGGCCTTGGCGAACAGGTTCGAGACGCTCACCACCTCGATGCAGTCGGACGGGCGCTTGAGGGGCACCGTGTCGGTGATGATGAGCCGCTCGAGGGGGGAGCTCTCAATTCGGTCGTAGGCCGGGCCGGAGAGAAGGCCGTGCGTACAGGCCGCCATGATTTTTAGGGCACCATGGTCTTTGAGCGCCTTCGCGGCGCGGGTCAGGGTGCCGGCGGTGTCGACGATGTCGTCGATGATGAGTACGTCTTTGCCCTCCACATCCCCGATGACGTTCATTACCCGCGCTTCGTTCTGACGGGGGCGGCGCTTGTCGATGAGGGCCAGGTCCACGCCCAGACGCTGTGCGTAGGCACGGGCCATCTTGAGGCCGCCCACGTCCGGGGCCAGCACGACGAAGTCGTCGAGGTCAAACTGACGGACGTGGTCGGTCAGGACGGTAGAGCCGTACAAGTGGTCCACCGGCACGTCGAAGAAGCCCTGGATCTGAGCGGCGTGAAGCTCCATGGTCAGGATGCGGTCCACGCCGGCAGAGGTGAGCATGTTGGCCATGAGCTTGGCCGCGATGGAGACGCGCGGCTGGTCCTTGCGCTCCTGTCGGGCATAGCCAAAGTAGGGAATCACGGCCGTCACGCGTTCGGCCGAGGCCCGCTTGGCGGCGTCAATCAGAAGGAGCAGCTCCATCCAGTTGTCCGCCTTCGGATGGGTGCTCTGGATAATGAACAAATCCGCCCCCCGGATGGACTCCTCAAACCGCACGTAGATTTCGCCGTCCGCAAAGTCGCGGATGCTGAGATCCCCGAGGGTGGTGCCGTACGCTTCGGCAATCTTGTTGGCGAGGGCCGGGTTGGAACGGCCCCCAAAGATGGCAACGCGGTGTTCATTGCTCGACGCACGCATGAGGGGACGGGGCACCGGGGCGGCAGCGGTCAAGAAGACAAAGATACGGTTGCCCGGGGTGGATTCGAACCACCACTAACGGCTCCAAAGGCCGCTGTCCTGCCATTAGACCACCGGGCAATGCGGGGCACGTGGCTTTTTCTCTTCACTCCTCCCGTAGGGTAGAAAACAACAGGGAATGAATCAACGAGCCAACGGGGGTGCAGTTCATGAAGAGGGGCTGAGAAGTGAGGCTCACGGTGGAGGCGGTCCCCAAGAACGCGCCGTTAGGTCCAGGCGCGAAGCTCAGTGAGCTCCTCCGCTATGGGAGCGACCTGGTCGGGCGCTAGCGTGCCCCGATCGGTGAGCAGGCCGCCCGTAAGGAGGGCGGGAGGGGTGGTGTCGAACCGAGGCGCCCGCACCGCTACGTCCAGAGACCCGTCGTACACGGTTCGATCCGCGGCGGACTCGTCGGACGTATCGTCGTCCACCGAGATTTTATCGATCGCGCACGCGGCGTACACAGGCACCTCGGCGTGATGGGCCGCGAGGGCAGCCCCGTACGTCCCTGCCTTGTTCACCACCGCGCCCGAAGGCTGTACCGTATCCGCCCCCACGAGTACGGCGTCGATGGCGCCCTTCTGCAGGCGACGAGCGACGGCGGCGTCGGGGAGGAGCGTCACGTCGAGGCCGGCTCTGGTGAGGCGTTCGGCGACGCCCACGCCCTCCTCTCCAGGTGCCGAGACGGCCACGCTGACGGTGGGCGACGGATCGGCGCTCTGGAGGGCCGACAGAACGGTGCCGGAGCGGGACAGGGTGAGCACATGGGCTCCGCCTACCTGTGCGGCCGCGGTCTCGGCCGCCGCCGCGTCGGCCGCCAGGGCGTTCTGGATGGCCTCGTGGGCGTTGGTTTCGACCGCATCAGGAGGGAGCTCCGGGAGGCTCGCGTGCATGGCGCGATGAAGCCGGTTTACCAGCGCCGCCATTGACGGCCGGGCATCCAGCAGGCGATGGGCGATGCCGATCAGGCGCCCCCGAGCATCCTCAATCGTGCCGGCCTCGGACTGGGCGAGCATGCCGGCCCGGTCGCGCAGCACCTCCAGGGCTCGAATTGAGAGATAGGCCGACCCGTGCGTCGTGTCGTTCGTGATGCCGAGGATGGACGGTGCCACGCGGCGGTACGAGGTCCAAAGGTCCGGCACCGTATCGCGCCGCAACAGTGCGGTGGGAGAGACCCACTCGACCTCCTCGGTCTCCCAGTTCGTCTGGATCGATCGGGCGTCGACGTCGAACAGGAACGGGTGGACCCGCCAGCGCGTCCCGTGGTCGTCATCCTCGACCGTGAACGCCGATCCCTGCCGTTGGGGATGAACGTCGGCGTCACGCAGGCCCGTTTCCTCCTCGACCTCTCGCAGCGCGGACGCCGGCGGATCATCATCTTCAATATGCCCGGTGACGGCGCCCCACTGGCCGGGATACGAGTCAACATTTTCGCTGCGGTGAAGAAGCAGCACCTCGCCTCGGTGCCGGAGAAAAACGGTGACGACGGGTGTCGGGTCGGCGTCGGGCATGGGACGAAAGCCAAAACACGTGCAAGAAAACAACACGGCGAGATCACTGCCTGGCACGCGCCCCGTCGTTGAGCGATCCGTCCGTGTAGGCAGACGGTTGGAAATTTTGCGTCCGATTGCTACTATAGGAGTAGTAATAGATAGATGCCTCTGTCGTCATGTCAAGCTTCCACGGTCGTCTTTGGCTCCTGCTGGCCTGTGCTTTGGTCGGCGCCGGGTGTGTTACGTCGTTTCCCCGCCACACTGGAGGGACGTCGCCGGAGCGCGTCGTCTCGACGCCCGACTCGACCCGCCCGACGTCGGTTGAGCGGGACACGACGCGCCGTCCCCTCGGTAGCGCCGGACCGATGCATGCCCTGCGCGCCGCCTACATGGATGGAGCCTACGACGCGGTGGCCCGTCGCATCCGCAGCCGACGACACAACGACTCGCTCCGCACGTCCGAATCGCAAGAGCTCCACGTCCTGCTCGGACGGGCCGAACAGGCACGAGGACGGCACGCGGCTGCCATTGACGCCCTACGCACGGCCCGACGGGTCGCCGAGGAGGAAGGGCGGTCCACAGCGGTGATTGACCGGGCCCTCGGGGACAGCTACACTGCGCTGTACCGGTGGCCAGAGGCCGCGTCGGCGTTCGAGCGTGTGCTCGATGCGCATCCCGACGACCGGGCGGTTCGGCAGGCTCTCGCGGAGACATACCGGCGCTCTCGAGAGTGGGCGGAGGCGCGGGCTCAGTACGCACAATTGGTGCGTGCCGACTCCTCAAACGGGCAGTGGTGGGCGCGCCTCGGGCAGTGTACCCTTGAGCTCAACCAAGCAGAGCAGGCGCGGCGCCACTTCAGGGAGGCCCACCGGCGAGTGCCACAGTCCGCAGAGGTGGCGCTGTCCCTCAGCCGGCTGCACCGCGCAGATGGGCATCCCGAAGCAGCCCGGCGCGTCGTGGACACCACCTTGACTTACCAGTCGGGGGATCCCCGACTGTGGCGCCGCCGAGCCGACCTCGCATTTGAGCGTGACGATCTCAAGGAGGCGCGTCGTGCGTACGTCCGGACGCTGGCCACGGGCGACTCGTCGGCGACGGTGTACCGGCGGATTGGCCTCGTCGACGTGCGCCGCCGGCGGTATGCCCAGGCCCTCCCGTTCCTCCGGCGGTCCCTGCGGCGCGACTCCAGTCACGTCCGTACGCCCCTTTATCTGGGCGTTACGTACCTGCGGCTCGACAGCCTGCACCGGGCGGGCATGTACCTTCAAAATACCATCGACCAGGAAGCGAAGGGCCCGATTACGAAAGCCCTGGAGCACCAAGGGGCCCTGTACAGTCGGCGTGGAAACGTGTCCGCCGCGATCGAGGCCTACAAAACGGCCCTCCGACTACGACCCGGGCGGACGGAGCTCTACTTCCGCCTCGCGACGGTCTACGACGAGCACTACAGGGACAAGGCCCCTGCCGCCCGTTACTACCGCCGATTTCTCCAGGCCCACGAGGGGACACTTCCTGAGCTGCGCCGATGCGCCACGTCTCGTCTCGATGCCCTTCGCCCCACCCTCCACATGCAGCAGGGCCCCGCGTCGTCGAACGAGTAAATGCGGGGATCTAGCCGAGGCGGGCCGTGTTAGAAGGTCGTGCGAAGCGGACGACATTCAGAGACAGCAGGGTGGGGGTGGACAAGCGCTTCGCCTGCCCGGGCCGCCCAAAGTATGTCCATTTGATCCTCCGAAGGGCTTCTCCCCCACGCAATCGATCTTCCGGCTCCATGCGACGGACCGCTGCGCTTCTCATTGTTCTCGGCCTCGTTCTCAGCACCCGCGTGTCGGCCCAGCCGGCGGTCTCCGTTCGCGGAAACGTAGGGGCGGCGTTCTTTCAGTCGCCCGAGGGCCTGAATACGGTTCTGAATTCCGGGGTGGACCTGGGACTTGAAGCAGGGTTGGAAGTGTACAGTGGATTAGAGGTCGTCTTGCAGGGAAGTTACGACCGGTTTACTCAAAATGGCGATACCTACGCGCTCTTACCGAATACAAACGTTTCGGTAGAAGAAGAGATAGAAGGCGGAGCCCTAAACGTCTTGAACGGAACGGTCGGTCTGCGCTATACCCTCCGAAATCAGAGCGATGCCCATCCGTACGTGGCAGGGGGAATAGGGGTATACCAGACCATGCTCGCCGAGACACGGGGCTCTCAAGACGAAAAGCTTCAGTCGGAACTAGCGACCACCGAGAGAGGATTTCACGTGGCGATCGGGTCCAACTTTCGAATCGACGAGACCTACGGGGTTTTCTTTGAGCCGCGGTACGTCGTTGTGAATACAGAAGACTCGGATCTCCAGACAGGAATTCGTTACGTCACCGTTCGGTTGGGAGTAGACGTGCAGTTCTGATCCGCTAGGAACAACAGAGACGACGCTGAAGAAGATCTGCGTGAAGAAAGCAAATATCCATGTGGCCTACGCGGCCGCCGTGGCGTTCACGGCTTCAACTCGCTTTACCTTTGGCACCGACCGCTTGAGAGCCTGCTCGATGCCTGCACGTAGCGTCATGGTGCTCATGGGGCACGATCCGCAGGCCCCCAGCAGCTCAAGCTCCACGACGTAGTCGGAGGTCACGTTCAACAGCCGGACCGACCCTCCGTCCGCCATGAGGTAGGGACGGATCGTGTCGAGGGCGTCCTCAATGTTGTCGCGCAGCTCCGGGTCGATGTGAGGGGGCGACCCGTCTTCGGTATCGGGAGACGAAGGCACGTCATCGGACATAAGGCGTCAAGGCGATTGCATGGGGGCAGCGTGAACCCGGACGTCGTGATTCTTCAACACCTAACGGATGGGACGCGGGTGCGTTCGGAAAATTTGTGGAGTGAGACCTCTTTTGCCACTGTTCCGGGTCGGTGGCCAGGCGGCCCTTACTCGTAGAGAATCTCAATCTTCTGGGTCGGATCGTCCTCGGCGTTGCGGAGGGCAACCTGCTCGGTAAGCTGATCGGCGATCTCGGCGAACGCCTGGGTAGAGGCACTGTCTGGGGCGGACCGCACGATGGGGGTGCCTTGGTCGCTGCTCTCGCGGATCTCTTGCTGAATGGGCACCTCTCCGAGGAACGGCACGTCGAGTTCCTGGGCCAGCTCCTGGGCCCCCGCCCGGCCGAAGAGATAGTACTTGCGGTCCGGCTGGTCGGGGGGCGAGAAGTACGCCATATTCTCGACCATGCCCACGACGGGCACGTTCACGTTGTCGAACATGGCCTTACCCTTCCGCGCGTCGGCGAGGGCGAGGTCTTGCGGCGTCGAGACGACGACGGCCCCGGTGAGGGGAATGGTCTGGACGATGGTGAGCTGGACGTCACCGGTTCCGGGAGGAAGGTCGAGGATCATGTACTCAATGTCCCCCCAGTCCACGTCACCGAGGAACTGGCGCACGGCCTTCGTGACCATCGGCCCGCGCCAGACGACCGCCTGGTCGGGGTCGACCATGAAGCCCATCGACAGGGTTTTGATGCCGTGCTTCTCGAGCGGGACCATCTTGCGCTCGTCGTTCACGCGCGGCTTTTCGCCCTCCATGCCCATCATTTTGGGAATCGAGGGACCGTAGATGTCGGTGTCCACGAGCGCCACCTCGTATCCCTGTTCGGAGAGGGACATCGCCAGGTTGACGGCGACGGTGCTCTTGCCCACACCGCCCTTCCCGCTGGCCACGGCAATTGTGTTTTGCACGCCGTCTTCGCCGCTCGTCTGCTGCTTCTCTCCTCCCTGATCGCCCACCATTAGGTCGTCCCCCAGCGGGATCATCTCACTGTCCACCTCTACGTCTACCGACAACTCACGGCTCACCTCCTCGTGCAGCAGGCGCTGGCAGGCCTCTTCGACCTGATTGGCGAAGGGCCCGTCCGGATCCTTCACGACGACGGTAAACGAGACATGCCCGTCCTCGATTGTGAGATCCTTCACCATATCGAGCCGGATGATGTCCTTGTCCTCCTTCGGGTGCTTGATCTGTCGGAGGACATCCAAGATGTCTTCGCGGGCGGCGGGCATAGGATGGGGAAGCAATGGGACAGCATATCAAGGCGATACACCCCACCACAGGAACGGGTGGATGTTCCTCTCAGCGCCGGAGATTCCTGCCGAATTACCTCATCTTGCAACACCGGATTGTCCCTGCTAGCGGCGCTGAGAAGGAAGAGTTGAGGAGGAACACGCCTCGTGGTCGCGGATCCTGAATGGAAAGCAAGGGGTCCGTTGGAGACGAGGATCCCGTTGGAGAAGTGACGACGCCGACTAGGACGGGGAGGTCGGAGCCGAGGCCAGGAGGCGGAGGGCCAGGCCGTGACGCAGTTCGTAGGGACTCACGCGAAGATCCTCTAGCTCGTAGTGAGCCAGGACGCGATCAAGGAGAATCACGCCCATCGGAAAAACATCAGCCCGATTCTCCATGGCTTTCGGGTGCAGCCTGAGGATCTCGTCGACAGACCGCCTGAGGAGGCGCTCGCGCCAGCGGCGCACGTCCTCCCGAACGAGCACGAACCCGTCGCCGTGCAGCGCGTCCCAGGTGCTATGGGGGCCCGCGTGGACGAGGGCCAGGGCGGTGGCGGTGCCGGCCGTGCCGATGAGCGCAGGGGCATCCCCCAGCGCGAGGGGGTGAGCCGCGAGGGCCTCGTCGACGATCTGCTCGGCCGTCTCGACGGCGTCGCGGGACGGGGGCTGCGATGCGAAGCAGCGCTCGGTCAGGCGCACGCACCCGACATCGAGGCTGGCGTGATCCCGGATGGCGTCGGCGGGCGATGAGTGGAGCTGTGTCGGGTGCGTGCCGGCGACGAGTTCAGTGGACCCGCCGCCCACATCGACGACCAGGCACGGTCCCGAATGGTCGTCGAACGCTGCGCAGGCCGCCGCAAAGCTCCACGTTGCCTCTTCGGCCCCGGAGAGAAGATCGACGGTCAGCCCCAGGTCGTCCCGCACCGACGCGAGAACGGCATCCCGGTTCGTCGCGTCGCGGAGGGCACTCGTGCCGGCGGCCGAGAGCCGATCCACATCGTACGCCCGGGCCACTCGGAGATGGTCGCGCAGTGCATCGACGAGACGCTCCCGCGCCTCCAGTCCAATGCGGCCCCGGGCATCCACCCCTTCCCCCAGCCGCACGAACCGCTCGGCCGTGTGGAGGCGG
Encoded proteins:
- a CDS encoding tetratricopeptide repeat protein, which encodes MSSFHGRLWLLLACALVGAGCVTSFPRHTGGTSPERVVSTPDSTRPTSVERDTTRRPLGSAGPMHALRAAYMDGAYDAVARRIRSRRHNDSLRTSESQELHVLLGRAEQARGRHAAAIDALRTARRVAEEEGRSTAVIDRALGDSYTALYRWPEAASAFERVLDAHPDDRAVRQALAETYRRSREWAEARAQYAQLVRADSSNGQWWARLGQCTLELNQAEQARRHFREAHRRVPQSAEVALSLSRLHRADGHPEAARRVVDTTLTYQSGDPRLWRRRADLAFERDDLKEARRAYVRTLATGDSSATVYRRIGLVDVRRRRYAQALPFLRRSLRRDSSHVRTPLYLGVTYLRLDSLHRAGMYLQNTIDQEAKGPITKALEHQGALYSRRGNVSAAIEAYKTALRLRPGRTELYFRLATVYDEHYRDKAPAARYYRRFLQAHEGTLPELRRCATSRLDALRPTLHMQQGPASSNE
- a CDS encoding ribose-phosphate diphosphokinase yields the protein MRASSNEHRVAIFGGRSNPALANKIAEAYGTTLGDLSIRDFADGEIYVRFEESIRGADLFIIQSTHPKADNWMELLLLIDAAKRASAERVTAVIPYFGYARQERKDQPRVSIAAKLMANMLTSAGVDRILTMELHAAQIQGFFDVPVDHLYGSTVLTDHVRQFDLDDFVVLAPDVGGLKMARAYAQRLGVDLALIDKRRPRQNEARVMNVIGDVEGKDVLIIDDIVDTAGTLTRAAKALKDHGALKIMAACTHGLLSGPAYDRIESSPLERLIITDTVPLKRPSDCIEVVSVSNLFAKAIRHIYTDRSVSTLFAE
- a CDS encoding Mrp/NBP35 family ATP-binding protein → MPAAREDILDVLRQIKHPKEDKDIIRLDMVKDLTIEDGHVSFTVVVKDPDGPFANQVEEACQRLLHEEVSRELSVDVEVDSEMIPLGDDLMVGDQGGEKQQTSGEDGVQNTIAVASGKGGVGKSTVAVNLAMSLSEQGYEVALVDTDIYGPSIPKMMGMEGEKPRVNDERKMVPLEKHGIKTLSMGFMVDPDQAVVWRGPMVTKAVRQFLGDVDWGDIEYMILDLPPGTGDVQLTIVQTIPLTGAVVVSTPQDLALADARKGKAMFDNVNVPVVGMVENMAYFSPPDQPDRKYYLFGRAGAQELAQELDVPFLGEVPIQQEIRESSDQGTPIVRSAPDSASTQAFAEIADQLTEQVALRNAEDDPTQKIEILYE
- a CDS encoding exopolyphosphatase, which translates into the protein MRLATIDIGTNTAQLLVAERDETELRRLHTAERFVRLGEGVDARGRIGLEARERLVDALRDHLRVARAYDVDRLSAAGTSALRDATNRDAVLASVRDDLGLTVDLLSGAEEATWSFAAACAAFDDHSGPCLVVDVGGGSTELVAGTHPTQLHSSPADAIRDHASLDVGCVRLTERCFASQPPSRDAVETAEQIVDEALAAHPLALGDAPALIGTAGTATALALVHAGPHSTWDALHGDGFVLVREDVRRWRERLLRRSVDEILRLHPKAMENRADVFPMGVILLDRVLAHYELEDLRVSPYELRHGLALRLLASAPTSPS
- a CDS encoding porin family protein yields the protein MRRTAALLIVLGLVLSTRVSAQPAVSVRGNVGAAFFQSPEGLNTVLNSGVDLGLEAGLEVYSGLEVVLQGSYDRFTQNGDTYALLPNTNVSVEEEIEGGALNVLNGTVGLRYTLRNQSDAHPYVAGGIGVYQTMLAETRGSQDEKLQSELATTERGFHVAIGSNFRIDETYGVFFEPRYVVVNTEDSDLQTGIRYVTVRLGVDVQF
- a CDS encoding NUDIX domain-containing protein codes for the protein MPDADPTPVVTVFLRHRGEVLLLHRSENVDSYPGQWGAVTGHIEDDDPPASALREVEEETGLRDADVHPQRQGSAFTVEDDDHGTRWRVHPFLFDVDARSIQTNWETEEVEWVSPTALLRRDTVPDLWTSYRRVAPSILGITNDTTHGSAYLSIRALEVLRDRAGMLAQSEAGTIEDARGRLIGIAHRLLDARPSMAALVNRLHRAMHASLPELPPDAVETNAHEAIQNALAADAAAAETAAAQVGGAHVLTLSRSGTVLSALQSADPSPTVSVAVSAPGEEGVGVAERLTRAGLDVTLLPDAAVARRLQKGAIDAVLVGADTVQPSGAVVNKAGTYGAALAAHHAEVPVYAACAIDKISVDDDTSDESAADRTVYDGSLDVAVRAPRFDTTPPALLTGGLLTDRGTLAPDQVAPIAEELTELRAWT
- a CDS encoding NifU family protein, which encodes MSDDVPSSPDTEDGSPPHIDPELRDNIEDALDTIRPYLMADGGSVRLLNVTSDYVVELELLGACGSCPMSTMTLRAGIEQALKRSVPKVKRVEAVNATAAA